The Nitrospinaceae bacterium genome includes a region encoding these proteins:
- the rsgA gene encoding ribosome small subunit-dependent GTPase A translates to MTNEIEKIRRMGFSSSLQANTDSETASAHDLARVMTVRKDRYVISKGCGDVFAKLAGKFAYAIDSTMDLPTVGDWIYADFYDDDTLAIIHDVVPRITLMKRKTAGKNVDYQLIAANINTAFIVQSLDENFNLRRLERYLVMINECGIVPIVLLSKSDLISDDKITEKINTILEIIPNITVLPFSNENGANLDQIRALLHPEKTYCLVGSSGVGKTTLLNSLLGGANLETNPVREKDSKGRHTTTNRQLFQLENASMVIDTPGIRELGNFFIETGLDETFPEIVELESGCKFNNCSHVNEKGCAILAAIAEGSLSEKRYQNYEAMRRESSYNEMPDYEKRQKDKQLGKFIKSVQKAKNDKYGR, encoded by the coding sequence ATGACAAACGAGATAGAAAAAATAAGGCGAATGGGGTTTAGTTCTTCGCTACAAGCCAATACGGACAGCGAAACCGCATCCGCACATGACTTGGCGCGAGTAATGACTGTACGCAAAGACCGCTATGTAATTTCCAAGGGCTGTGGTGATGTTTTTGCGAAATTGGCGGGAAAATTCGCTTACGCCATAGATTCAACTATGGATTTGCCGACAGTTGGCGATTGGATTTACGCTGATTTTTACGACGATGATACGCTTGCCATTATTCACGACGTTGTTCCCAGAATTACGCTTATGAAGCGAAAAACGGCAGGGAAAAATGTTGACTATCAATTGATCGCCGCAAATATCAACACCGCTTTCATTGTCCAATCCCTCGATGAAAATTTCAACCTCCGACGACTTGAGCGCTATTTGGTGATGATTAACGAATGCGGCATCGTTCCAATCGTGTTGTTGAGTAAAAGCGATCTAATTTCAGATGACAAAATCACTGAGAAGATCAACACCATTTTAGAGATCATACCAAATATTACTGTCTTGCCTTTCAGTAATGAGAATGGCGCGAACCTAGATCAAATTCGGGCTCTATTGCACCCAGAAAAAACTTACTGTCTGGTGGGTTCTTCGGGTGTGGGTAAAACGACGTTGCTTAATAGCCTGTTAGGTGGCGCGAACCTTGAAACCAATCCCGTCAGAGAAAAAGACAGTAAGGGACGGCATACCACGACCAACCGTCAACTGTTCCAATTAGAGAATGCCTCAATGGTGATCGATACACCGGGTATTCGTGAACTGGGTAATTTCTTCATCGAGACTGGTTTAGATGAGACATTTCCAGAAATTGTCGAGCTGGAGAGTGGATGCAAATTTAACAATTGCTCTCACGTCAATGAAAAAGGCTGCGCAATTTTGGCGGCGATTGCCGAGGGTAGTTTGTCTGAAAAACGTTATCAGAATTACGAAGCGATGCGGCGCGAGTCGAGTTACAACGAAATGCCGGACTATGAAAAACGGCAGAAGGACAAGCAATTGGGCAAATTCATAAAATCTGTCCAGAAGGCCAAGAATGATAAGTATGGTCGATAA
- the tatA gene encoding twin-arginine translocase TatA/TatE family subunit produces MFPFGVTEILVVLLICVLVFGAKRLPEIGSGLASGIKNFKKGLINDEFPEKKEEPEASVTEKPVDRGDS; encoded by the coding sequence TTGTTCCCGTTTGGAGTTACGGAAATCCTTGTTGTTCTCCTGATCTGCGTGCTTGTATTCGGCGCAAAGCGCCTACCTGAAATTGGCTCCGGCCTGGCCTCTGGGATCAAGAATTTCAAGAAGGGGCTCATCAACGACGAATTTCCCGAAAAGAAGGAAGAGCCCGAGGCCTCGGTTACCGAAAAACCGGTTGATAGGGGTGACTCCTAG
- a CDS encoding LysR family transcriptional regulator produces MTLRRFQQFVAVAEEKQFLRAAKRLNMAQPPLSNAIQSLEEELGVQLFIRNSRSVELSDAGVAFLAEIRLALSQVDFAKTVANRIAQGFLGHLKIASIFSSSVSLIPEILPQFRNKFPDINLELQVMPGDEQCTAISEGIVDIGFLRKDQLNLTTFDSEKLTFEPLWMDRMIVALPKNHCLTKSKKLNLLQLKDESFILPLSRRGRNSTASVFHSQILNACKESGFMPKILQEAPLRSMISLVSGELGIALLPGPLKKLGWPGITFKTLSDDSPFLQLEFGMAWLKKNQSPFLPGIINLARKTKLTS; encoded by the coding sequence TTGACTTTGCGCCGTTTCCAGCAATTTGTAGCTGTGGCGGAAGAGAAACAATTTCTTCGTGCCGCAAAACGCTTGAATATGGCTCAGCCACCTTTGAGCAATGCCATTCAAAGCTTAGAGGAAGAACTGGGCGTACAACTTTTTATTCGCAACAGTCGCTCCGTTGAACTCTCAGATGCAGGGGTGGCTTTTTTGGCCGAGATTCGCCTGGCTTTATCACAAGTCGATTTTGCCAAAACGGTTGCTAATCGAATAGCCCAAGGATTTCTTGGTCACCTGAAAATCGCTTCCATATTTTCTTCATCGGTTTCACTAATTCCAGAAATATTGCCCCAATTTCGGAACAAATTCCCAGATATCAATTTAGAACTTCAAGTAATGCCAGGAGACGAGCAATGCACAGCTATTTCTGAAGGGATCGTAGATATTGGATTCCTTCGAAAAGACCAGCTTAATTTGACAACTTTTGATTCGGAGAAACTTACTTTCGAGCCCTTGTGGATGGATCGAATGATCGTAGCACTCCCGAAAAATCACTGCCTAACGAAATCCAAAAAGCTCAACCTCTTACAACTAAAAGACGAGTCTTTTATTTTGCCTCTCTCACGCCGAGGCCGAAATTCCACAGCATCTGTTTTTCATTCTCAGATTTTAAACGCGTGCAAGGAAAGTGGATTCATGCCTAAAATTCTTCAAGAAGCGCCTCTTCGATCAATGATTAGTCTCGTATCTGGGGAACTAGGTATCGCCCTTTTGCCTGGACCTTTAAAAAAACTTGGATGGCCAGGGATAACCTTTAAAACGCTAAGTGACGACTCTCCATTTCTTCAACTAGAATTTGGAATGGCGTGGTTGAAAAAAAATCAATCCCCCTTCTTGCCTGGAATCATTAATTTGGCAAGAAAAACGAAGTTGACCTCATAA
- a CDS encoding extracellular solute-binding protein, whose protein sequence is MRKSWLYQLAKACFVVMVVLVFSTAAMAAKIGKTTEEIIKLAKKEPRAHISTTWAGKIIKFQKRGFKKKYGLSFSFSNVSGLASRERILNEALSGIYESDLVNVSGSLRDKFIKAGVIVPIKYASLFPKVRADIISPKGYFLGTGMNQFGIAYNPKLVSAANAPKDWQDCLNPMWKGKLAVLARPLTWIQLHFYWKKDKSIAYHKALKNNKPVWMSSTNGTTAQVASGEFPLLCGVQYHAVKNVLRKDAGAPIKFVVPHIFPYQVGEALAVMKGGKAPNSAILLASYLATDGAKGYGLYGRSNPNIKGTDAYNYIRKAGAKPVWFGWKAAGAVQANASREVVSTWGFPKGRKRKKK, encoded by the coding sequence ATGAGGAAATCCTGGCTGTATCAACTTGCAAAGGCGTGTTTCGTGGTGATGGTGGTGCTTGTTTTTTCTACTGCCGCGATGGCGGCCAAAATTGGCAAGACCACCGAAGAGATTATTAAATTAGCCAAGAAGGAACCCCGAGCTCATATTTCTACGACTTGGGCAGGAAAAATCATTAAGTTTCAAAAGCGTGGATTTAAGAAAAAATATGGGCTTTCTTTTAGTTTCTCTAATGTTTCCGGATTGGCCAGCAGGGAGCGGATACTCAACGAGGCGCTTAGCGGAATTTACGAAAGCGATCTTGTAAACGTATCCGGTTCCTTGCGCGATAAGTTCATCAAGGCCGGGGTCATCGTTCCTATTAAATATGCCTCTCTCTTCCCCAAGGTAAGAGCTGATATTATCAGCCCCAAGGGTTATTTCTTGGGCACAGGGATGAATCAGTTCGGGATTGCCTACAATCCCAAGCTGGTATCGGCGGCGAATGCCCCGAAAGATTGGCAGGATTGTCTGAATCCGATGTGGAAGGGAAAGCTGGCTGTGCTCGCGCGGCCCCTTACATGGATTCAGCTACACTTCTACTGGAAGAAAGACAAAAGCATTGCCTACCACAAGGCTTTGAAAAATAATAAACCCGTTTGGATGTCGAGCACGAATGGGACAACCGCACAGGTCGCCTCTGGTGAGTTCCCACTCCTTTGTGGCGTTCAGTATCATGCCGTCAAAAACGTGTTGCGGAAAGACGCAGGCGCACCTATTAAATTCGTGGTTCCCCATATTTTCCCCTACCAGGTTGGCGAGGCCCTCGCGGTGATGAAGGGGGGCAAAGCCCCGAATTCAGCAATTTTGCTGGCCTCCTATCTCGCTACGGATGGTGCGAAAGGTTATGGCCTGTACGGGAGAAGCAACCCGAATATCAAGGGAACGGATGCGTATAACTATATTAGAAAAGCCGGCGCCAAGCCTGTCTGGTTCGGCTGGAAGGCTGCTGGCGCGGTTCAGGCCAACGCCTCTAGAGAAGTTGTATCCACCTGGGGATTCCCCAAGGGCAGAAAGAGGAAGAAGAAGTAG
- a CDS encoding iron ABC transporter permease, with protein sequence MKSISLPQPNVEDRILRVRNWVRNNLLMVLVISIVLFLVLVPVTRLLITSFQIGHPALPEGWSINNYTSAFSTPNFYESLGRTFWVAGLGTSVSLTFAILVAWLVERTDMPFRNLAWAMILIPMAVPNILFAMGWTLLLSPNAGALNVFLRSLLDLVGIHVAKGPINIFSVGGLIFLDGIRGVTTIFLMVVGCFRMMDPTLEEAARVSGASGVATFFKVTLPALSPAILAAGMYSFILSMESFEAALAVGLPGGVFVLSTLIYFTTRVQAPLDYGLGAVFGVVFMVIMMVLLIGYRRAVRNSERFSTITGKGFRPRIISIGKWRYPALGLFILFFLISIALPFTILLWTSFMPSYRIPSLEVMHLLTLNNFIEILSDDRVYDVLWNTIVLMLVTATATMILAFFVSWMIVRGQGKGKGKGVLDALVFLPLAIPGIVIAMALLMAYLTPPMNYLGIYGTVWILVLGLSVAYLPFCTRLMNGAIVQVHKELEEAAYVSGATTFRTLMQVTFPLLFPAFAAGWIWVAVHALRSFSIPLMLAGRRNQVFAVLLWEYWEEDISQAAAMGVLLIIALIPLTLLMRRFVTQFSGQKG encoded by the coding sequence ATGAAGTCCATTTCGTTGCCACAGCCTAATGTAGAGGATCGAATTCTGCGGGTGCGAAACTGGGTCAGGAACAATCTGTTGATGGTTCTCGTCATATCGATTGTTTTGTTCCTGGTGCTGGTTCCCGTGACACGCTTGCTAATCACAAGTTTTCAGATTGGCCATCCCGCACTTCCTGAAGGATGGTCGATAAATAACTATACTTCTGCGTTTTCCACACCTAATTTTTATGAATCCCTGGGAAGAACGTTCTGGGTCGCTGGCCTTGGAACCTCGGTATCCCTGACATTTGCGATTCTCGTAGCATGGCTGGTCGAGCGAACAGACATGCCATTTCGAAATCTCGCATGGGCGATGATTCTGATTCCGATGGCTGTACCCAATATTTTGTTTGCCATGGGTTGGACTTTGCTTCTCTCGCCCAATGCCGGCGCTTTGAACGTTTTTTTGCGAAGTTTGCTGGATTTGGTCGGCATTCATGTGGCGAAGGGTCCGATCAATATTTTCTCTGTGGGCGGCCTCATTTTTCTCGACGGCATCCGGGGGGTGACAACGATTTTCTTGATGGTCGTTGGATGTTTTCGAATGATGGACCCAACTCTTGAGGAGGCCGCGAGAGTTTCCGGGGCGAGTGGCGTCGCGACATTTTTTAAAGTGACCCTGCCAGCGCTTTCTCCGGCTATCCTTGCGGCTGGCATGTATTCCTTTATTTTGAGCATGGAATCGTTTGAAGCCGCTTTAGCTGTAGGGCTGCCAGGTGGGGTCTTCGTGCTCAGCACGTTGATCTACTTTACGACCCGTGTTCAGGCCCCGCTTGACTACGGGCTAGGCGCCGTGTTCGGCGTGGTTTTCATGGTCATCATGATGGTTCTGCTTATCGGCTACCGTCGTGCGGTACGCAACTCAGAGCGGTTCTCTACAATCACGGGAAAAGGCTTCCGGCCCCGCATCATATCAATAGGTAAATGGCGCTACCCGGCGTTGGGTTTATTTATTTTATTTTTCCTCATTTCTATCGCTTTGCCCTTTACTATCCTTCTTTGGACCAGTTTCATGCCAAGCTACCGCATTCCATCCTTAGAAGTTATGCATCTTCTTACGCTTAATAATTTCATCGAAATCCTAAGTGATGATCGCGTTTATGATGTTCTTTGGAATACAATTGTGCTTATGTTAGTTACGGCTACTGCTACCATGATTCTCGCCTTTTTCGTTTCATGGATGATTGTTCGGGGGCAGGGTAAGGGAAAAGGAAAAGGGGTGTTGGACGCTCTCGTGTTCCTTCCCCTTGCCATTCCGGGCATCGTTATCGCGATGGCTTTGCTGATGGCCTATTTAACTCCTCCTATGAATTATCTTGGAATATACGGAACTGTTTGGATTTTGGTGTTGGGACTATCTGTGGCCTATCTCCCGTTTTGTACTCGTCTAATGAATGGTGCGATCGTTCAAGTGCACAAGGAACTTGAAGAAGCCGCCTACGTCAGCGGTGCGACAACGTTCCGTACATTGATGCAAGTCACCTTTCCTCTTCTGTTTCCCGCCTTTGCCGCCGGTTGGATATGGGTGGCCGTGCACGCTCTCCGATCATTTTCCATTCCTCTCATGTTGGCGGGAAGGCGTAACCAGGTTTTTGCTGTTTTGTTATGGGAATACTGGGAGGAGGATATTTCTCAGGCTGCGGCCATGGGGGTTTTGTTGATTATTGCCTTAATCCCTCTGACACTCCTCATGCGACGATTCGTCACGCAATTTAGCGGCCAAAAAGGTTAG
- a CDS encoding ABC transporter ATP-binding protein: MQITVTNLSKTFESMDGPVAALQDVSFTINRGEFYTLLGPSGCGKSTTLRCIAGLESPDSGEIRIGEQVVVAPGVSVPPNERPIGMVFQSYAIWPHMTVFNNVAFPLKQGKRKVPRAEREKRVMEVLSLMQMEDLAHRPAPNLSGGQQQRVALARALVSSSEVLLLDEPLSNLDAKLREDLRLEIKDLTRELGITAIYVTHDQLEALAMSDRIAVMLNGKIVQEATPRELYLKPKTSFVAQFVGQVNFFDGTVREDSSDGHGLIETALGAWRCPIPSGITKGAKAKLAVRPEGLRLSSGGEDKEGNLLEGRVEKTVFLGETIECQILVGSQTITTKISIENEVAEGDKIFLKFAPENCLVLPAESL; this comes from the coding sequence ATGCAGATTACCGTCACGAATTTAAGTAAAACCTTTGAGTCGATGGATGGACCTGTTGCGGCTCTTCAGGATGTGAGTTTTACGATCAACCGGGGAGAATTTTATACCCTGCTAGGGCCAAGTGGTTGCGGAAAAAGCACGACCCTCCGGTGTATCGCGGGACTTGAGAGTCCGGACAGTGGCGAGATTCGGATTGGAGAGCAAGTTGTAGTGGCTCCAGGCGTTTCTGTTCCACCGAACGAGCGCCCCATTGGGATGGTATTCCAGTCGTATGCGATATGGCCGCATATGACGGTGTTCAACAACGTGGCATTTCCCCTCAAGCAAGGGAAAAGAAAAGTGCCTCGGGCCGAAAGAGAAAAGCGCGTAATGGAAGTGCTCTCTTTGATGCAGATGGAGGACCTGGCTCACCGGCCCGCTCCCAATTTAAGCGGAGGCCAGCAACAACGGGTAGCGCTGGCAAGGGCGCTTGTATCCAGTTCCGAGGTTCTCCTTCTTGATGAACCTTTGAGTAATCTTGATGCAAAGCTCCGGGAAGATTTAAGGCTGGAGATTAAAGATTTGACCCGGGAACTGGGAATCACTGCGATATATGTTACCCACGATCAACTTGAGGCGTTGGCCATGTCTGATCGAATAGCGGTGATGCTCAACGGGAAGATTGTTCAAGAGGCGACCCCAAGGGAGTTATACCTGAAGCCTAAAACCAGTTTTGTGGCCCAGTTTGTTGGACAAGTGAATTTCTTTGACGGAACTGTACGGGAAGACTCTTCTGATGGGCACGGTCTCATCGAGACGGCTCTGGGTGCTTGGCGCTGCCCAATTCCCAGTGGAATAACCAAAGGGGCCAAGGCCAAATTGGCGGTTCGGCCCGAAGGCTTGCGTCTCTCTTCCGGCGGGGAAGACAAAGAAGGAAACTTATTGGAGGGACGGGTGGAGAAGACCGTTTTTCTTGGCGAGACGATTGAGTGTCAAATTTTGGTGGGCTCTCAAACCATCACAACGAAGATTTCTATAGAGAATGAGGTTGCTGAAGGGGATAAGATTTTTTTGAAGTTTGCCCCAGAGAATTGCTTGGTTTTGCCAGCAGAGTCGCTTTAG
- a CDS encoding MBL fold metallo-hydrolase, producing the protein MEQLGERLYVETKYDWANVSAAVTDEGVVLIDSPVRPSDSKDWQDTVKGLSPKGIRYLIATDYHGDHTTGSSFIDGIGEQVNFIAPQFAYDEILKGDNAFSKEIFVETLRDLGHTEEADAITRAAVPHPQFCFEDTMVLHLPPLTFEIRRMGGHSPATSAIFVPEEGVLFSSDVVSHTGGGMRDANLGEWIRALEWIESLPIKTIVPGHGDICGKDVATRQKERMVSIKGTMEEVLKKGLTKDETVADESFQKFFRADTSRGEYWLQQRKETFRIGIERVYDEVKADIG; encoded by the coding sequence GTGGAACAACTGGGCGAACGTCTTTATGTAGAAACGAAATATGACTGGGCTAACGTAAGTGCTGCTGTCACGGATGAGGGAGTGGTCCTGATAGATAGTCCGGTAAGGCCTTCGGATTCGAAGGATTGGCAGGACACAGTCAAAGGGTTGAGTCCCAAGGGAATTCGATACCTTATCGCCACTGATTATCATGGCGATCATACGACGGGTTCATCTTTCATCGATGGAATTGGAGAGCAAGTTAACTTTATTGCGCCTCAGTTCGCCTACGATGAAATTTTAAAAGGTGATAACGCTTTTTCAAAAGAAATCTTCGTTGAAACACTTCGTGATCTTGGCCATACAGAAGAGGCCGATGCCATTACCCGGGCCGCAGTTCCGCATCCTCAATTTTGTTTTGAGGACACCATGGTTTTGCACCTGCCACCGCTTACGTTTGAGATTCGGCGCATGGGCGGTCACTCCCCGGCTACATCGGCAATTTTTGTGCCCGAGGAAGGTGTTTTGTTTTCAAGCGATGTTGTGAGCCATACCGGGGGCGGAATGCGGGATGCGAACCTGGGTGAATGGATTCGGGCCCTTGAGTGGATAGAGAGCCTGCCAATCAAAACGATTGTGCCCGGTCATGGAGATATATGCGGGAAAGATGTGGCCACCCGCCAAAAGGAACGCATGGTTTCCATCAAGGGAACGATGGAAGAGGTTTTAAAGAAGGGATTGACCAAAGATGAAACGGTAGCGGATGAATCATTCCAGAAGTTCTTTCGGGCGGACACATCCCGAGGGGAATACTGGCTCCAGCAGCGAAAGGAAACTTTCCGAATTGGTATAGAAAGAGTTTACGACGAAGTTAAAGCAGATATCGGGTAA
- a CDS encoding DNA-binding protein, giving the protein MAITVKEMKIGRVFEIRYEAGDEFYPELNKFVKEKNIRAGSVFLMGALTETFMISGFNSMNGYDVNRHHFKDWRELVAYGNITWPEEPPAALGDVTWDEPEPYVHIHMSLSGGPGKNDEVLVGHLSDGTLKGAMLVQIFELVE; this is encoded by the coding sequence ATGGCAATTACAGTAAAGGAAATGAAGATTGGGCGTGTATTTGAAATAAGATATGAGGCCGGAGATGAATTCTACCCGGAACTCAACAAGTTCGTGAAGGAGAAGAATATTCGAGCGGGCTCGGTTTTCCTCATGGGAGCGCTCACCGAGACATTTATGATCTCGGGATTTAACAGTATGAACGGCTATGACGTAAATCGTCACCACTTTAAGGACTGGCGAGAACTCGTAGCCTACGGAAATATTACATGGCCCGAAGAGCCCCCTGCGGCGCTGGGAGATGTGACTTGGGATGAGCCCGAGCCTTATGTCCATATCCATATGTCTCTGAGCGGCGGTCCCGGCAAGAACGATGAAGTGCTGGTCGGACATTTGAGCGATGGAACGCTCAAGGGCGCGATGCTGGTTCAAATTTTCGAACTTGTGGAATAG
- a CDS encoding alpha-hydroxy-acid oxidizing protein, giving the protein MSIPYNLRRVMVLEDLAPLAHSFLPRALWEFGSKGTEANLSREGNRQAFDEIWLRPRVLNDVTKRTMKKVLFGKSFDAPFGISPMGASAMFGFEADLNFARAARAANIPYVMSASALIPMEKIAEAYPDVWFQAYVTAERDAISELADRVWQAGIRHLVITVDVPVPGNRRAGLRAGFEYPIRPGLRIALDGLTHPRWLIGTFLRTLMSSGMPHIENYGKERGIPIISSSAPQRPHVRDALDWDDMKWLRDKWKGKLLIKGVLSPEDTKIAASIGLDGLFVSNHGGRQLDTAIPPLKALSSIAAEKGNMAILFDSGIRRGTDVVKALALGADFIFAGRPFLYAAALGEEAGVTHAITLLSQEVYRNIALLGCNNLDELASRLA; this is encoded by the coding sequence ATGTCCATCCCATACAACCTTCGCCGCGTCATGGTCTTAGAAGATTTGGCACCGCTTGCCCATTCGTTTCTACCTCGCGCCTTATGGGAGTTTGGATCAAAGGGCACAGAGGCAAATCTGTCCCGCGAAGGTAACCGTCAGGCCTTCGATGAAATTTGGCTTCGCCCCCGGGTTCTTAACGATGTAACCAAACGGACGATGAAGAAAGTCTTATTTGGAAAATCCTTCGATGCCCCTTTCGGCATTTCGCCCATGGGGGCCTCTGCGATGTTCGGCTTCGAGGCCGATCTGAATTTTGCCCGTGCGGCTCGGGCTGCAAACATTCCTTATGTAATGAGTGCCAGCGCCCTAATCCCGATGGAAAAAATTGCCGAGGCTTATCCTGATGTCTGGTTCCAGGCCTATGTGACTGCAGAGCGAGACGCCATCAGCGAACTTGCTGATCGGGTTTGGCAGGCTGGCATCCGCCATCTGGTCATCACGGTAGACGTTCCGGTCCCGGGCAACCGACGAGCCGGCTTGCGAGCGGGCTTTGAATATCCGATTCGGCCTGGTTTGCGAATCGCGCTAGACGGATTGACGCACCCTCGTTGGTTAATAGGCACTTTTCTGCGCACTCTTATGAGCAGTGGTATGCCGCATATCGAAAATTATGGGAAAGAGCGCGGCATCCCAATTATCTCTAGCAGCGCACCACAGCGGCCTCATGTTCGCGACGCCTTGGACTGGGACGATATGAAATGGCTACGGGACAAATGGAAGGGCAAACTCTTGATCAAGGGAGTGCTGTCACCGGAGGACACCAAAATCGCTGCGAGCATTGGCCTCGATGGGCTTTTCGTCTCAAACCATGGCGGGCGGCAACTCGACACCGCAATCCCCCCCCTGAAAGCACTCTCGTCAATTGCCGCCGAAAAAGGAAATATGGCGATACTCTTTGACAGCGGCATCCGCCGCGGCACCGATGTCGTAAAGGCTTTGGCTTTGGGCGCTGACTTTATCTTCGCTGGCCGGCCTTTTCTATATGCGGCGGCCCTCGGCGAGGAGGCGGGCGTCACCCACGCCATTACCCTGCTCAGCCAGGAGGTCTATCGCAATATAGCTCTACTGGGATGCAACAATTTAGACGAGCTTGCCTCGCGCCTCGCTTAA
- a CDS encoding TRAP transporter substrate-binding protein has protein sequence MENFKMKFGGYQGPDSIHTAAGRLFGSELTSREDLSIEFDFEESIIARGLNSGELPGMVASGELNLCYMSTVRFSKDVPELAVFELPFLIKDRVSLFEALEGALGDYFKARIEEATPFKILGFWDNGFRNISNKVRPIRTPADCKGIAIRTQISDLHGEVFRAFGFEPSPIDIKTFLETIETDRVQAQDNPLTSIYIFDIHKHHHYITLSSHFFGVSLFICNRQVFESWPAEVQESVIQAAGKATTLQRKMATEQDELVLSKLEAEGNEVITLNSDERSAFEKSVAPLVESYRSKFGAELFSLLDS, from the coding sequence ATGGAAAATTTCAAAATGAAGTTTGGTGGATATCAGGGACCGGATTCAATCCATACGGCTGCGGGTCGTTTATTTGGCTCGGAACTGACGAGCCGGGAAGATTTGTCTATTGAATTTGATTTCGAGGAAAGCATCATAGCTCGCGGTTTAAATTCTGGTGAGCTGCCTGGTATGGTTGCGTCAGGTGAATTGAATCTTTGCTACATGTCGACTGTGCGTTTTTCTAAAGACGTTCCTGAATTAGCGGTATTCGAATTGCCGTTCCTTATTAAAGACAGGGTTTCGTTGTTTGAGGCATTGGAAGGTGCGCTTGGCGACTATTTTAAGGCTCGTATTGAAGAGGCAACGCCATTTAAGATATTAGGGTTTTGGGACAATGGTTTTCGTAATATATCCAATAAGGTCAGGCCGATTCGCACTCCAGCAGATTGCAAAGGCATAGCGATACGAACGCAAATAAGTGATCTTCACGGTGAAGTGTTTCGAGCTTTTGGGTTTGAGCCAAGTCCCATCGATATTAAGACATTTCTCGAAACCATTGAAACGGATCGCGTTCAAGCTCAGGATAACCCACTCACAAGCATTTATATTTTTGATATTCACAAACATCACCACTACATCACTTTGAGCAGTCATTTTTTTGGTGTGAGCTTGTTCATATGTAATCGCCAGGTGTTTGAAAGCTGGCCCGCTGAAGTTCAAGAATCAGTGATCCAGGCCGCAGGCAAGGCGACAACGCTTCAACGAAAAATGGCAACCGAGCAAGACGAGCTCGTTTTGTCTAAGCTTGAGGCCGAAGGCAATGAGGTGATTACGCTTAACTCGGATGAGCGGAGCGCTTTTGAAAAGTCAGTAGCTCCCCTAGTGGAAAGCTATCGCAGTAAATTTGGCGCAGAGTTGTTCTCGCTTTTAGACAGCTAG